Proteins co-encoded in one Gossypium arboreum isolate Shixiya-1 chromosome 11, ASM2569848v2, whole genome shotgun sequence genomic window:
- the LOC108470805 gene encoding putative receptor-like protein kinase At5g39000 — MLPFFLFLHLLFSFTSAVNSAAYTPSDYILLDCGAPSSSNLVSEDGRKWVTDERSKFATSNSENASSKSTATRQDQSVTQVPYMTARVFHDKFNYSFPVSAGVKFLRFYFYPVQYSGFDGATSFFSVTANNHLLLKNFSAYLALSAENGRPASLIKEFMVPCFETEKLIVTFSPSPNSFAFVNGIEVVSMPKDMYVKHQEDSVSFVNSKIPFDIPDATSFETVYRLNVGGATVANVDDTGMFRTWLDDSPYIFGGALGVVPSRSIVTINYTNDTPAYTAPVIVYTTSRTMGRDPHINMNYNLTWNFQIDGGFSYLLRLHFCETQMEVTKAGQRVFDIFIKNQTAQHDADVIYWSGGNNIPVYKDYVLLIQNEGQRKQTLWLALHPSTDVLGRFRDAILNGLEIFRLNNSEGSLAVPNPEPSLSASPPSPSVPKKKKGCSLVMIITIAVFSGVFALSLIICVFIYKHKVRRVKDLAVSEPKSSWAQLPCPSNSTCATSVSLLPSDLCRRFSIVEIKEATLNFDEQFIIGSGGFGHVYKGCIDGGSTTVAIKRLDSSSRQGIREFQTELELLSKLRHVNLVSLTGFCDDLGEMILVYEYMARGTLRDHLYKTKHPPLPWKRRLEICIGAARGLQYLHAGVKQAIIHRDIKSTNILLDENWVAKVSDFGLSRLGPTDMFQSHVSTVVKGSVGYVDPEYYRKQQLTEKSDVYSFGVVLFEVLCARPAMIPGLPKDQISLARWAKICLKRGSLESIVDPNLMGDISSLCLKKFGELAESCIKDEGIERPLMNEVVWGLEFALQVQESGNMNIVNMEGGDEVMKSCSSQTSPLKPGRGGGGTTTDDDNEELFSISGGKVSESGSTISSVGRSVTRGDLDRTKSESVFSEIMNAKGR; from the coding sequence ATGCTCCCTTTCTTTCTCTTCCTCCATCTCCTCTTCTCTTTTACTTCAGCCGTGAACTCAGCAGCTTATACCCCATCCGATTATATTCTCCTCGACTGTGGTGCACCATCATCATCAAATCTAGTATCCGAAGATGGGCGGAAATGGGTCACTGATGAAAGGTCCAAATTCGCTACCTCTAATTCCGAGAACGCTTCATCTAAGTCCACAGCCACCAGGCAAGATCAGTCTGTTACTCAAGTTCCTTACATGACTGCTAGAGTTTTTCATGATAAATTCAATTACAGCTTTCCAGTATCAGCTGGTGTCAAATTTCTTCGTTTTTATTTCTACCCGGTTCAATACTCTGGCTTTGATGGAGCCACTTCTTTCTTCTCTGTTACCGCTAATAATCACCTTCTCCTGAAAAACTTCAGTGCCTATTTAGCTCTTTCTGCTGAGAATGGTCGGCCAGCCTCGTTGATCAAAGAGTTTATGGTACCTTGTTTCGAAACCGAGAAGCTGATTGTCACCTTTTCGCCATCGCCCAACTCTTTTGCCTTTGTAAACGGTATTGAAGTTGTTTCCATGCCGAAGGACATGTATGTAAAACACCAAGAAGACTCTGTATCTTTTGTAAATAGTAAAATTCCCTTCGACATTCCTGATGCTACTTCTTTCGAAACTGTTTATCGTCTAAACGTCGGTGGAGCAACCGTGGCAAACGTGGATGACACCGGAATGTTTCGAACTTGGCTGGATGATTCGCCTTATATCTTTGGAGGTGCATTGGGAGTTGTTCCTAGTCGGTCCATCGTTACGATCAATTACACCAACGACACCCCGGCTTATACAGCTCCGGTTATTGTCTACACCACGTCAAGAACTATGGGGCGAGATCCACATATCAATATGAATTACAATCTCACGTGGAACTTCCAGATTGACGGTGGCTTCAGTTACCTCCTTAGGCTCCATTTCTGCGAAACTCAAATGGAAGTAACGAAGGCAGGCCAACGTGtctttgacattttcatcaagaATCAAACGGCACAGCATGATGCCGATGTCATATATTGGAGTGGCGGTAACAACATCCCGGTCTATAAAGACTATGTTTTGTTGATTCAAAATGAAGGTCAAAGaaagcaaacactatggctggCTTTACACCCTAGCACAGATGTTCTTGGAAGGTTTCGTGATGCAATCCTCAACGGGCTAGAGATCTTTAGACTCAACAATTCAGAGGGTAGTCTTGCAGTGCCAAATCCTGAACCAAGTTTGAGTGCTTCACCACCGTCGCCCAGCGTCccgaaaaagaaaaaggggtgttCACTAGTTATGATCATTACCATAGCTGTCTTTAGTGGCGTATTTGCTCTTTCTCTCATCATATGCGTTTTCATTTACAAGCATAAAGTTAGGAGAGTAAAGGATTTAGCTGTCAGCGAACCAAAATCATCATGGGCGCAACTACCTTGCCCATCAAACTCCACATGTGCTACCAGCGTTTCCTTACTACCGTCCGATCTTTGTCGTCGGTTTTCGATCGTCGAGATTAAAGAAGCAACCTTGAACTTCGATGAGCAATTCATTATCGGGTCAGGAGGATTCGGTCACGTATATAAAGGTTGCATTGATGGCGGGTCGACTACGGTGGCCATCAAAAggttggattcatcatcaaggcaAGGGATCCGGGAGTTCCAAACTGAACTCGAGCTACTCTCCAAGCTACGCCATGTCAATCTCGTGTCCTTGACTGGTTTTTGTGATGATCTGGGGGAGATGATACTCGTCTATGAGTACATGGCTCGGGGGACCCTTCGTGATCATCTTTACAAAACGAAGCACCCTCCTTTACCGTGGAAAAGGAGGCTGGAAATATGCATTGGAGCTGCCCGTGGATTGCAGTACCTCCACGCAGGTGTGAAGCAGGCAATCATCCACCGGGATATCAAATCAACCAACATACTATTGGACGAGAACTGGGTGGCCAAGGTTTCTGACTTTGGATTGTCTAGACTGGGCCCAACAGACATGTTTCAAAGCCATGTGAGCACTGTAGTAAAGGGAAGTGTTGGGTATGTGGATCCTGAATACTACCGAAAGCAACAGTTGACTGAGAAATCCGACGTTTACTCGTTCGGTGTGGTTTTATTCGAAGTATTATGCGCTCGACCGGCAATGATTCCAGGGCTACCAAAGGACCAAATCAGCCTGGCTCGATGGGCCAAGATTTGCCTGAAAAGAGGAAGCCTTGAAAGCATTGTGGACCCCAACTTGATGGGTGATATTTCATCATTGTGCCTAAAGAAATTCGGGGAGCTTGCGGAGAGTTGTATCAAAGATGAAGGAATAGAGCGGCCACTCATGAATGAAGTGGTTTGGGGGTTAGAATTTGCATTACAAGTGCAAGAGAGTGGGAACATGAACATCGTCAACATGGAAGGTGGCGATGAGGTGATGAAGTCCTGCAGCAGCCAAACCAGTCCATTGAAGCCGGGAAGAGGAGGAGGAGGTACTACCACGGATGATGATAACGAAGAGTTGTTTAGTATCTCAGGTGGGAAAGTGTCGGAATCAGGGAGCACGATTAGCAGTGTAGGAAGGAGTGTTACACGAGGTGATCTTGATAGAACCAAATCTGAGAGTGTCTTCTCTGAGATTATGAATGCAAAGGGGAGATAG
- the LOC108471442 gene encoding uncharacterized protein LOC108471442 produces MVADVLSRKTAIELRAIFVQLSMVDDGSLLAELRVKPVMFDQIRSAQLKEDKLMKKREMAQNDTVENFTIDENDCLRFQNQLYIVTTSEIKELILQEAHNSQFALHPRGTKMYCDLRELY; encoded by the coding sequence ATGGTAGCTGACGTATTAAGTAGAAAGACTGCAATTGAGTTGAGAGCAATATTTGTACAGCTCAGTATggttgatgatggaagtcttcTAGCAGAACTGAGAGTAAAACCGGTAATGTTTGACCAGATTAGATCAGCACAGTTGAAAGAAGATAAATTaatgaagaaaagagagatggcACAGAATGATACAGTAGAGAATTTTACTATAGACGaaaatgattgtttgagatttcagaATCAGCTTTACATTGTAACTACTTCTGAAATAAAGGAGTTGATTCTTCAAGAAGCTCATAATAGCCAATTTGCTTTACATCCAAGAGGAACAAAAATGTATTGTGACTTACGGGAACTATATTAG